Part of the candidate division WOR-3 bacterium genome, ATTTATCACTCGCCAATCGGAAGGCGGCGATGGCTTCTTCTTCGGGAATCCCTTCTATTTCAAAGAGTACCCTTCCGGGTTTCACTACCGCCACCCAAAACGCTGGATCTCCTTTCCCCTTTCCCATCCGGGTCTCCGCCGGTTTTTTCGTTACCGGTTTATCCGGAAAGACCCTAATCCACATCTTTCCGGCTCGTTTTAGGTATTTAGAGATGGTCATGCGGGCAGCTTCAATCTGCTGAGCAGTTAACCAGCAGGGTTCTAAGGCTTGAAGTCCGTATTCGCCAAAATCTAACTTATTAGCCGCGGTGGCTTTCCCTTTTCTCCTGCCTCGCTGTTGTTTACGGAATTTTACCCTTTTGGGTGCAAGCATATCTTCCCTTAAATACTCCTTTCGCTACTCACTTCTCCCTTATAGATCCAAACCTTC contains:
- the rplP gene encoding 50S ribosomal protein L16, yielding MLAPKRVKFRKQQRGRRKGKATAANKLDFGEYGLQALEPCWLTAQQIEAARMTISKYLKRAGKMWIRVFPDKPVTKKPAETRMGKGKGDPAFWVAVVKPGRVLFEIEGIPEEEAIAAFRLASDKLPCRTRILKREEIAYETI